Genomic DNA from Candidatus Latescibacter sp.:
GCCAGGATGAGAAAATAGAACACCCCGAATGTGAAGTATCTTATCTGACTCCGGATCGGCCGTATGGAGACAAGGAGAAGTATCATTCCGGTTATTACGAAAACACCGAGCCTCCAGTTCACCAGCTCTTTCATATCGTTCAGAAAATGCCCGGCCATGTTCGAAAGGGTGTGCCTGGTAAAATAGACCGGGTTATAGAGGATGATATCTCCGATGCCGGTAAATTGTTTGGGAAGAGCATCGGTCCAGTTTTCATAGGTGACACCGGCTTTCCCCAGGCCATAATAATCCATCATGACGTTGACATAGTTATCGTTATGAATAGGATTTCCGGTCGTCAGGGCATTGGGAATGAACCAGGGCAGACCGGCCGCGACGAATACCGCCAGCCAGATGCCGAGTTTTTTGAGCCGTCCGGCGAGCGCCTCTTCCGACCATATATAAAAGACCGCGGCGCCCGCAACGATGAAAGCGCCGTTGTACCGGGTCAAAAATGCGATCATCCCGAAAACAGCCGAAAGCACGAGATCGAGCTTCCCCCGCCCGCGGAAAAGAAAGAACAGCGAGAGCGCGCAGATAAGCATGAACGGCATATCCGAACCCGCCTGGTAGGTGAAGTGTAAAAACATGTAGTTGGACATCACCGCGAACAGGGTGAAAACTGCGGTCAGTTTATTGAAAACAGTTCTGACCAGAAAGTAAAGAACCGGCAGGAAAAGAGAGGCGCTGACCAGATTTAAAAGAAGGCCGGCGGTGAAAAAATCTCGCACGACAAGATAGAAACCGGCCAGGAGGAATGAATAGACCGGTCCCTTAGCCCCGTAATTCGACGGTGAGAAATGCCCGGCCAGAAGTTGTTTCGCAGTGGGATACAGCTCTGCGTAGAAATCCGTCTCAACTCCAAGTCCGCCGACTGTGTGGTAGCGGAAAGTCAGCCAGGCCATGATGATGAAAAAAACCGCGGCGGCAGCCCAGGGAAACCACGGCTCGATTTTTTCCGCCGCTTTGACAATTCCCGGCGGGCTAACCACAACCGGAGCAGTTTGAGGACGAGGACGTTTTCCCTGGTCGGGAGGAAGTATTCTTTTTGCCATCTAGGATACCCCAATAATGATATACATGACGACATATTTTACTGCGTTTCTTTTCAGAATAGATGCCGAAACGGTTTCATCGTTCCCGCGAAGTGGCAACAAGTTCGGCATGACACGTGTCATCCTGAACTCGTTTCAGGATCTAAACACTTTTTCACAAGCTTTTAAACTAACATGAACATATGGCGTTTGTCAAGTTTTTAGATACAAAATACTTGGAACTTCCCGCCTGCATGAGTATTATATAAATATCATACAAGTCTGCTGGATAACGGAGGAATTGTGAAACTCAGCATCGTCATTCCTGCTTATAATGAACGGCAAACGATACGGGAGATTGTCAGCCGCGTTCGTTCCACCCCGTTCGATAAAGAGATACTGATCATCGACGACTGTTCTGTCGATGGAACCCGGGAAATTTTGAAAGAACTGGAAAAGGAGCCGGATATCCGCGTTTTCTACCACCCCATAAACCGGGGCAAGGGCGCCTCTCTCCGCACCGGTTTCGGACAGGTAACCGGCGATGTGATCATCGTCCAGGATGCGGATATGGAGTACGATCCTTCCGATTATGGCATCCTGCTTGAACCAATCCTGTCGGGCAAAGCCGATGTGGTCTACGGTTCACGGTTTCTCGGGGGACCGCACCGGGTTCTCTATTACTGGCACTCTGTGGCAAACCGTATTCTTACCCTTTTTTCCAACATGATGACCAATCTCAACCTCACCGACATGGAAACCTGTTACAAGGTTTTCCGCGCAGATATAATCCGGAATATTCGGCTCACTTCCAACCGTTTCGGCATCGAGCCGGAAATTACCGCCAAGATCGCCCGGCTCGGAGCAAAGGTCTACGAGGTCCCCATTTCCTACAATGGACGTAGCTACAGCGAGGGAAAGAAGATTGGCTGGAAAGATGCTTTGAGCGCGTTCTATTTCATCCTCAAATTCAGACTGTTCTCCTGACATGCCCTGGGAACATCACGATACTGGCGCCGAAACACTGCGGCGCATGAACGCCCTCGAGCGCTACAACGACTGGATCATGGAGAAAATTCAGCCCTGGGTGGGAAACCATGTTCTGGAGGTAGGAGCGGGTATCGGTAATTTCTCAGGGTATTTTTTCACCCGTGCGAGCCTGATTCTGACCGATGTACAAGAGGAATACCTGGACGCTCTCAGGAAAAAATTCGGCTCTCTTACCAATGTAACAATCGAGCGGTACGACCTTGATGATTCTGCGGCGCATCTCCGGAATCGAACCATCGATACCATCCTCGCTCTCAATGTGCTGGAACACATCCGTGACGATGTTCACGCGCTCCGTGAGATGGCAACCCTCCTCGTTCCGGGCGGAAGGATCATTCTGCAGCTTCCCGCACACCGTCTGCTCTTTGGAACCCTCGACCGTAACCTTGACCATTTCCGGCGCTATACCAGGCGGGATATCATACGAAAACTTACCGAAAGCGGTCTTGAGCCGGAGCATATTTCCGAATTCAACCTGTTCGGAGCGCTCGGATGGTTCACCAGCTCCCGTATTCTCCGAAAAAAAATCCTGTCTGAAGGACAGCTCGGATTATTCAACCGGCTCACTCCTCTGTTCATGGCGATCGAGAGAAAATTCCCGGCGCCCTTCGGGCTGTCCATCCTTGCAGTGGGAAGAAAAGTTTGAAAACAGAATATCTTATCCGGGCGATCGATCCATCCTACCGCTTTCGGTGGGAACTCTACGACAGTATCCTCAAACGTCTGATAACCCCGGAAATCCGGTGGCTGGACGCCGGCTGCGGGACGAACCTGGCGGTGCAGGAGTTTCCCTGTAGTCTCAATGTAGGCATGGACATGTGGCGGCATCCCGGGCTTCTCCGAAATCCCGGCGCGTTCTTCGTGGCAGGTGATCTTGAGCACATTCCGTTCAAGAATGGGGCGTTCAGCCTGGTATCACTCAACACGGTGGTTGAGCACCTGGAGAACCCGGCGCCGGTTTTCCGGGAGATTCACCGTGTTCTGGCCCCGGATGGTCATCTGCTCATCCATACCACCAACATCCGGTCGCCCATGATTTTCCTGGGGAAAGCACTCCCACAGAGGCTGAGGCGTCTCCTGTTCACCCGCGCGTTCGGAGCTTTGGAAGATGATATTTTCAAGACCTATCACCGGGCCAATACCGCGCATGCCATGAAAAACATACCCGGATTTAAGGTGGTGGAATTTCACGCGGTGCAGGATATCAACCGAACCCGGCGCTCAGTTTTTCTTGTCCTCTTGGGATACCACCTTGTATCGCTGCTTCCGGGACTGCGATGGCTGCGTACGAATATGGTTGTGCTTTTGCGAAAGACCTCCATAGTTGGTAAATTTTGCAGTGCAAAATGAGATAACTCTTTGAGAGGCAGCCCCCTAAATCCCCCGAAGGGGGACTTTGCATCGTTAAGGATAAAAAAGTTTTGTTACGTAAATAATCTAAACAAACCTCAATCTGTCAAGCCTCAGCCAAAGGCTGACTTGCTTGGGCTTGACAGCAACTAACAACATATTTCAATACAGGGTTGGATTGAGATCATTTCCTCAATGCAACCCTTATATGTAAATTTCTTTACCCACTTTTTTGGCGAAGAACCTATTTTAAATACATCCTCCTTAGTCTTATCGATGAATCCCAACTCCCACACGCCTGCAATAATCATGGATCGGGCACTGGGAACACAGCGGCGAAATAGGTTTACAAAGATTTTGACCGAACGACACCAGGAGGTCGTTAAATTCAATCCAATATTTTCTCGGCAGCTTTTCAAGAAGGGCAAATTCAGTTTCGTTTGGTGTTTTTGTGGGAACATACCCCCAGCGGTTTACTATGCGGTGGACATGGGTATCCACACAAATGCCTTCTATACCGTATCCGAGAGTAAGCACCAGATTTGCCGTTTTACGGCCCACTCCCTTGAGGGTCAACAGCTCTTCCATGGTATCCGGTACCTTTCCGCCATACTTATTCACAAGGGTACCGCTGACCTCCTTAATCGTACGAGCCTTGTTATGGTAAAAACCAGCCGGATACAGTGCTTTTTCTATCTCTTCTATCGGTAACTGCGCCATGGCTTCCGGTGTCTCGGCCAGCGCAAACAGACGATTCGATGCTTCTCTCGTCACTTCGTCCTTGGTTCTTAAACTGATTAAGGTGGAAATGAGAATACGGTAAGGGTTTCGCTCTATCTCTGCTATCTCGGTTACAATCGGTCTTCTCCACTGTGCGGACGTTTCGCGGAGTATGTGAATCATGTCGTCAATATCATATCTCACGGTAAATCCCCCCTGTCATACAATTCCTGTTATGTATTGTTAAGTATGCCGTAAACATATATATTTCATGATTATTTTAAAAAACTTTTCTAACCCGGATTATTCATAAACTTACATAAGTATTTTATCAACTTATTTATAAATAAATACTTATACCTACTTTGAGAAGGCAGCCCCCTAAATCCCCCATAGGGGGACTTAACAAGGTAAATATAATAACACGTAAGTGTAACATAGTTAGTAAAATATCTGTTACATTTTGTTTTTTAGTCATTTAAGTCCCCCTTTGGGGGATTTAGGGGGCTGCCTTCCAAAATTAATAATAAGTATTTGTTTAAAAAAGAGTTAAGAAAATGTCGTAGCAAATTTATGAATAATTAGGGTTAAATAAAGTTTATTAAAAAAGGGCTCTTTTTTTTCGTTTAGACCCTGAAACGAGTTCAGGGTGACGCGGTCATGCCGAACTTGTTGCCGCTTGGCGGGAACGATGAAAGCGCAGCGCATCTTTTAGCAACCGTTTCGGCATCTCTATAAGACGAAGCGATCGTATATTTAATCACCGGAAAAATTACCCATAAATCGGAACTTGTATGAAACACGTTTTTTCGATACTATTTTTGTTAACCTCTTCCTCTTTCGCTTTTTCGGATGCTTCCATTTCTCCTTCCCTCTTTTTCATGAGACAGGCGCCGGTACAGAGAACAGTGAAGATTTCGCAATCCCCTGCACAGACAGCCTCCGTAACCATAAAATTTTCTCTGCCTCCGGAAATAAAACTTCTTGAAGATCTTGAGAATCACGGCGTCCGGTTTAAACGTGACAACGGAGTCATTCTCCATTCTCTCCATATTTATCCGGCCGTAATAAATTTGGACAGTCTTTCATCGATTGCGCGATTCCCGGAGATCGAAAAAATCGAAGACTGTTATCGGCCCGCCGCATCATCCACTCTTAATGTTTCCAACCCTCAGGTACAGGCTTCGAAAGTATGGTATTCCGTTCCGAATACCACTATCATTGACGGCGGCGGTGTGACGATAGCTGATATTGATACCGGGATCGACATATTTCATCCCGGTTTTTTTAAGCCGGATGCAGGTTCTTATCAATGGATCGATGTAAATCATTCCGGGGCGTTTGAAAGCGGAATCGATTGCGTCGACCTCAATGGCAACGGTTTATCCGATCCTGGCGAGAATCTCAGATTTTACGACGCCTCTTTCTCCGATCCTCTCCAGATTATGGAACGTACGACCGGTGTTTACGATGCCGATATCGACTGGCTGTATAATGATGCAAATAACAACGGCGTCAGAGATTACGGTCCTTCTGCCGGATTTGGAGAAACTTCTCCTTCCTTTGGAGAAAGACTTTTCATTATCCAGGACACCAACAATAATAACCGTCTCGATCCGGGAGATAATTTGATCGGTCTCGGTACTTCAAAGATCGCCGCAATATTTGACAAAAACGGAAAGCATCTCCGGGGCAAGAATCTCTTATCCACCACCGGCGATCTTTCGAATCATGGCACCGGCGCCTGCGGTATCGCTGGCGGTCAGGTTCCCGGCAGAAGGCTTACCGGCATGGCGCCCGGCGCAGATTTTATCATGATCAATCGTTTGGAAGTCGATGTGGTTGAGGGTGTACTTTGGGCTAAAGGCATCGGAGCAAAAATATTCATGTATGAATACGGTTCCTGGGTGTTCGAGCCTTTGGACGGTTCTTCCAATGTCGAAACGCTCATTTCCGACCTCTACCAGAGCGGCTGCCACCAGTTTACCGCATCGGGCAATCTTGCCGGCCCGACACGAAAAAAACATTCCGCTTTCACACTTCCCGGCGGTTCTCAGGATTCTCTTGTTTTCCGGGTTCCGGATTATAACATTACCGAAGTTTATATCAGCATTATCTGGAGAGGAAGCACCCCAAGACCGGTTATTTCCTATAAATTTAATGGTTCTTTCATCGATATTACCGGTGATATGGTTAAACATACAGTGGGGAAAATTACCGTTCTATCCGGATATGAATATAGTTCACGCGGCACATCGAGAATGGATATTCTCATCTCATCCGATGTAAAAATTACCGGTAACCCTTCTCTGCTTTTCACCAATAATTCCAAGAAAGACATTTTTATTCATGGATATATTGCCGATAATGTCACGCAATGGGTGGACGGCGCTCAATTTACCAATTATGTGACCGACAACGGAACTGTCTGTTCTCCAGGAACGGCTTTGAAAGGCATTACAGTCGGCGCATACGATCCCCGCGGAACCCGTAATATTCAGGGTGATATCAATGATTTCAGCTCCTGGGGAAAAACGGTGGACGGGCGACGGGCTGTGAGCATCACCGCCCCAGGGGACATCGTTTACTCTTTGACTTCTCATTATAATACTAATAACCCTCCCGGCGGATACCTGAATTTCGGGGGTACGAGCGCCGCACTTCCCCATGTTGCCGGCTGCGCCGCCCTCCTGGCGCAGGCAAAGCCGGGCATTTCACCGGATGATCTCGGCAAAGCTCTTCTTAATTATGCGCTCAAAGATAATTTTACCGGCCCGGTTCCGAACGATATATGGGGATATGGCAAACTCAGGATTTATGATTCATTCCATGGTTTGAATATGGTTCCTGTTGCAATTGAAACCTCCCGGCCCTCCGCTTTTTCAGTTTCAGAGGGGTACCCCAATCCGTTTAATTCGACAGTCAATTTCTCTATGACTCTTCCC
This window encodes:
- a CDS encoding class I SAM-dependent methyltransferase, translating into MKTEYLIRAIDPSYRFRWELYDSILKRLITPEIRWLDAGCGTNLAVQEFPCSLNVGMDMWRHPGLLRNPGAFFVAGDLEHIPFKNGAFSLVSLNTVVEHLENPAPVFREIHRVLAPDGHLLIHTTNIRSPMIFLGKALPQRLRRLLFTRAFGALEDDIFKTYHRANTAHAMKNIPGFKVVEFHAVQDINRTRRSVFLVLLGYHLVSLLPGLRWLRTNMVVLLRKTSIVGKFCSAK
- a CDS encoding glycosyltransferase family 39 protein, with amino-acid sequence MAKRILPPDQGKRPRPQTAPVVVSPPGIVKAAEKIEPWFPWAAAAVFFIIMAWLTFRYHTVGGLGVETDFYAELYPTAKQLLAGHFSPSNYGAKGPVYSFLLAGFYLVVRDFFTAGLLLNLVSASLFLPVLYFLVRTVFNKLTAVFTLFAVMSNYMFLHFTYQAGSDMPFMLICALSLFFLFRGRGKLDLVLSAVFGMIAFLTRYNGAFIVAGAAVFYIWSEEALAGRLKKLGIWLAVFVAAGLPWFIPNALTTGNPIHNDNYVNVMMDYYGLGKAGVTYENWTDALPKQFTGIGDIILYNPVYFTRHTLSNMAGHFLNDMKELVNWRLGVFVITGMILLLVSIRPIRSQIRYFTFGVFYFLILAIVFYNARFSLFLLAMYIPAAVWPFTVRIRPRFLRWFSRLMLAGLVLTTFSGAVINVPKLYKEIQQSPTFLKDLGLALGKAEPDKSQKIIARKPHTAYYAGLNPVMFPEKPRTIEELVKFCHEQKVRYILYSVIEAGARPYLRGLITIDDKFPGLREVYHNEFGIIYRVE
- a CDS encoding S8 family serine peptidase; amino-acid sequence: MKHVFSILFLLTSSSFAFSDASISPSLFFMRQAPVQRTVKISQSPAQTASVTIKFSLPPEIKLLEDLENHGVRFKRDNGVILHSLHIYPAVINLDSLSSIARFPEIEKIEDCYRPAASSTLNVSNPQVQASKVWYSVPNTTIIDGGGVTIADIDTGIDIFHPGFFKPDAGSYQWIDVNHSGAFESGIDCVDLNGNGLSDPGENLRFYDASFSDPLQIMERTTGVYDADIDWLYNDANNNGVRDYGPSAGFGETSPSFGERLFIIQDTNNNNRLDPGDNLIGLGTSKIAAIFDKNGKHLRGKNLLSTTGDLSNHGTGACGIAGGQVPGRRLTGMAPGADFIMINRLEVDVVEGVLWAKGIGAKIFMYEYGSWVFEPLDGSSNVETLISDLYQSGCHQFTASGNLAGPTRKKHSAFTLPGGSQDSLVFRVPDYNITEVYISIIWRGSTPRPVISYKFNGSFIDITGDMVKHTVGKITVLSGYEYSSRGTSRMDILISSDVKITGNPSLLFTNNSKKDIFIHGYIADNVTQWVDGAQFTNYVTDNGTVCSPGTALKGITVGAYDPRGTRNIQGDINDFSSWGKTVDGRRAVSITAPGDIVYSLTSHYNTNNPPGGYLNFGGTSAALPHVAGCAALLAQAKPGISPDDLGKALLNYALKDNFTGPVPNDIWGYGKLRIYDSFHGLNMVPVAIETSRPSAFSVSEGYPNPFNSTVNFSMTLPQTSSVDISIYNILGQRVNKFVLTNRSGYSTFSWDGKNELGKTVSSGLYVLDFSCAGQSKIKKVVYMK
- a CDS encoding class I SAM-dependent methyltransferase → MPWEHHDTGAETLRRMNALERYNDWIMEKIQPWVGNHVLEVGAGIGNFSGYFFTRASLILTDVQEEYLDALRKKFGSLTNVTIERYDLDDSAAHLRNRTIDTILALNVLEHIRDDVHALREMATLLVPGGRIILQLPAHRLLFGTLDRNLDHFRRYTRRDIIRKLTESGLEPEHISEFNLFGALGWFTSSRILRKKILSEGQLGLFNRLTPLFMAIERKFPAPFGLSILAVGRKV
- the nth gene encoding endonuclease III, with product MIHILRETSAQWRRPIVTEIAEIERNPYRILISTLISLRTKDEVTREASNRLFALAETPEAMAQLPIEEIEKALYPAGFYHNKARTIKEVSGTLVNKYGGKVPDTMEELLTLKGVGRKTANLVLTLGYGIEGICVDTHVHRIVNRWGYVPTKTPNETEFALLEKLPRKYWIEFNDLLVSFGQNLCKPISPLCSQCPIHDYCRRVGVGIHR
- a CDS encoding glycosyltransferase family 2 protein; the encoded protein is MKLSIVIPAYNERQTIREIVSRVRSTPFDKEILIIDDCSVDGTREILKELEKEPDIRVFYHPINRGKGASLRTGFGQVTGDVIIVQDADMEYDPSDYGILLEPILSGKADVVYGSRFLGGPHRVLYYWHSVANRILTLFSNMMTNLNLTDMETCYKVFRADIIRNIRLTSNRFGIEPEITAKIARLGAKVYEVPISYNGRSYSEGKKIGWKDALSAFYFILKFRLFS